Proteins found in one Campylobacter canadensis genomic segment:
- a CDS encoding WYL domain-containing protein, with the protein MANSIDILIIYFKILKGIYEHKDGITSEYFIKNFQLSKQTFSKYIQHILSSEFGEYIYVDKSKKNYIYKPALPDISEVIKYYNGDKYTYDEFLASQSVIRYLNENNAEEILNLFKENFVAIDNPLQDNLINKMEFAFIKQLLQSKRFNYKINLICVDTTINDAIFLKIIYSDKNYYALLKHNNNIFLRRLAFIKEIQKSKKYLVKDFPSGVDMKIKAMSNSLSLYDCPRKIARLQISENISKYFQADMKKFFKSQKIINNSPLQIEIEYTNSLEILRFVKTWLPDIKILSPQELIKEYKNNLKEALKDYK; encoded by the coding sequence ATGGCTAATTCCATTGATATTTTAATTATTTATTTTAAAATTTTAAAAGGTATATATGAGCATAAAGATGGAATTACTAGCGAGTATTTTATAAAAAATTTTCAACTTTCAAAACAAACCTTTAGTAAATATATCCAGCATATTTTATCTTCTGAATTTGGTGAATATATTTATGTTGATAAAAGTAAAAAAAATTACATATACAAACCTGCTTTACCTGATATTTCTGAAGTAATTAAATATTACAACGGAGATAAATACACTTATGATGAATTTTTAGCTTCACAAAGTGTTATAAGGTATTTAAATGAAAATAATGCCGAAGAAATATTAAACTTATTTAAAGAAAATTTTGTTGCAATAGATAATCCACTGCAAGATAACTTAATTAATAAAATGGAATTTGCTTTTATTAAACAATTGCTTCAAAGTAAAAGATTTAATTATAAAATTAATCTTATTTGTGTTGATACAACGATAAATGATGCTATTTTTTTAAAAATAATTTATAGCGATAAAAATTATTATGCTTTATTAAAACACAATAATAATATTTTTTTAAGAAGACTAGCATTTATAAAAGAAATTCAAAAATCAAAAAAATACTTAGTTAAAGATTTTCCAAGCGGTGTTGATATGAAAATTAAGGCTATGAGCAATTCTTTAAGTTTATATGATTGTCCAAGAAAAATTGCTCGCTTGCAAATAAGCGAAAATATAAGCAAATATTTTCAAGCTGATATGAAAAAATTTTTTAAAAGTCAAAAAATAATTAATAATTCTCCTTTACAAATAGAAATTGAATATACAAATTCTTTAGAAATTTTAAGATTTGTTAAAACTTGGCTACCTGATATTAAAATCTTATCCCCGCAAGAATTAATAAAAGAATATAAAAATAATTTAAAAGAAGCTTTAAAAGATTACAAGTAA
- the thiD gene encoding bifunctional hydroxymethylpyrimidine kinase/phosphomethylpyrimidine kinase gives MNAVLTIAGSDCSGGSGLEADLKTFTMHNTFGMVIVLSVVAVNTKGVYGFSQMSADIVQKQYDAVFGDIVPKALKTGLMGTSELIKISIDNFKKYKPQNVVIDPVMFAKSGARLINDEDFKLYKNEFIQYADILTPNKLESELICGFEINNLERLKDSAKKLIDLGAKSVIAKGGKYFDKALDYFYDGKDFYELEGKLLNTTNDHGAGCTLSAAIAANLANGMSKLDAVTKAKLYTQNAMEFAPNLGEGRGPLNHMFNLK, from the coding sequence ATGAATGCAGTATTAACAATAGCAGGTAGCGATTGTAGTGGTGGTAGCGGACTTGAGGCTGATTTAAAAACATTTACAATGCATAATACTTTTGGTATGGTAATAGTATTAAGCGTGGTTGCGGTAAATACAAAAGGTGTTTATGGCTTTAGTCAAATGAGTGCTGATATTGTGCAAAAACAATATGATGCTGTTTTTGGCGATATTGTTCCAAAAGCTTTAAAAACTGGACTTATGGGAACATCTGAACTAATTAAAATTAGCATAGATAATTTTAAAAAATATAAACCACAAAATGTTGTTATTGACCCTGTAATGTTTGCAAAAAGTGGGGCTAGATTGATTAATGATGAAGATTTTAAACTGTACAAAAATGAATTTATTCAATATGCAGATATTTTAACTCCAAATAAACTTGAATCTGAATTAATTTGCGGTTTTGAGATTAATAATCTTGAAAGGCTAAAAGATAGTGCAAAAAAATTAATTGATTTAGGTGCAAAAAGTGTAATTGCAAAAGGTGGAAAATACTTTGATAAGGCGCTTGATTATTTTTACGATGGTAAAGATTTTTATGAGCTTGAAGGAAAATTATTAAATACAACAAATGACCATGGTGCTGGTTGTACTTTAAGCGCTGCAATTGCTGCAAATCTTGCAAATGGAATGAGTAAGCTAGACGCTGTAACAAAGGCTAAACTTTACACTCAAAATGCAATGGAATTTGCACCGAATTTAGGCGAGGGTAGAGGCCCTTTAAATCATATGTTTAATTTAAAATAA
- a CDS encoding DMT family transporter — MNAYFLVILGAVCWGFSGFCAEFIFKDKLIDLNILIDLRLFFSSLLLFLISFFSKKGVKIALSYENIRDLLIFSFLGIFMCQYTYFYTIKLSNAAIATALQYTAPIFIMIIFCIKEKRFARKNELLAVFFMFIGVVLLCTNADFSSFKLSKEALISALLSSFGVVFYSLSARRLSKEYSILLILAYAMLLSSIVFGIYLKIWNIKLDLDYKALLALIMIITVGTALAFTLFMLGINKIGALKANIIATLEPISAALFSYYFLGSALLFYQLIGFVLILFSIIIAMKIK, encoded by the coding sequence ATGAACGCATATTTTTTAGTAATTTTGGGTGCTGTTTGCTGGGGATTTAGTGGTTTTTGCGCTGAATTTATTTTTAAAGATAAGCTAATTGATTTAAATATATTGATTGATTTAAGATTGTTTTTTTCTTCTTTGCTTTTGTTTTTAATATCATTTTTTAGCAAAAAAGGTGTAAAAATTGCTTTAAGTTATGAAAATATAAGAGATTTACTTATTTTTTCTTTTTTAGGTATTTTTATGTGCCAATATACATATTTTTATACTATTAAGCTAAGTAACGCAGCTATTGCAACAGCACTTCAATACACAGCACCAATTTTTATTATGATTATTTTTTGTATTAAAGAAAAAAGATTTGCAAGAAAAAATGAACTATTAGCAGTATTTTTTATGTTTATTGGTGTTGTGCTTTTATGTACTAATGCTGATTTTTCTTCTTTTAAATTAAGCAAAGAAGCTTTGATTAGTGCTTTATTGTCAAGTTTTGGGGTTGTATTTTATTCTCTTAGCGCAAGAAGACTTAGTAAAGAATATAGCATACTTTTAATTCTTGCTTATGCTATGCTTTTAAGCTCTATTGTTTTTGGAATTTATCTTAAAATATGGAATATAAAGCTTGATTTAGACTATAAAGCCCTTTTAGCCTTAATTATGATAATTACAGTAGGTACAGCACTTGCATTTACTTTGTTTATGCTAGGAATAAATAAAATAGGAGCATTAAAAGCAAATATAATAGCCACACTAGAGCCAATTAGCGCTGCTTTATTTTCTTATTATTTTTTAGGCAGTGCGTTGTTATTTTATCAATTAATTGGTTTTGTACTTATTTTATTTAGCATAATTATTGCAATGAAGATAAAGTAA
- a CDS encoding M23 family metallopeptidase: MKKIIFLCLCLELFAQNIQNAKSYITKDEIIKSELNYTNYFFKDYTLAILAPFYKAKLGEYEIEYKNAKKQQYTLIFGEYKKENIQITKPQILKKNKKNTNRINKELNEANLVYKNSVKKAYLNKKFILPINSKITSAYGSARLFNNEVVSYHSGTDFKAAIGTKIKAANDGIVVLCADRIFAGKSVIIDHGYGVFTQYYHLSKILVKVGDEVKLGDIVGLSGDTGRVSGPHFHFGVAINGLSVEPLSFIEEINKYLK; the protein is encoded by the coding sequence ATGAAAAAAATTATATTTTTATGTCTTTGCTTAGAACTTTTTGCGCAAAATATTCAAAATGCAAAAAGCTATATTACAAAAGATGAGATTATAAAAAGTGAACTAAATTACACAAATTATTTTTTTAAAGACTATACTCTAGCAATTTTAGCACCTTTTTATAAGGCAAAATTAGGCGAATATGAAATTGAATACAAAAATGCTAAAAAACAACAATATACTCTAATTTTTGGAGAATATAAAAAAGAAAATATACAAATTACAAAGCCGCAAATACTTAAAAAAAATAAAAAAAACACAAATAGAATAAACAAAGAATTAAATGAAGCTAATCTAGTTTATAAAAACAGTGTAAAAAAAGCTTATTTAAATAAAAAATTTATCCTTCCAATAAATAGTAAGATTACAAGTGCTTATGGTAGTGCAAGATTATTTAATAATGAAGTTGTAAGCTATCATTCTGGCACTGATTTTAAAGCTGCAATTGGTACAAAAATTAAGGCTGCAAATGACGGTATTGTGGTTTTGTGTGCTGATAGAATTTTTGCTGGTAAAAGTGTAATAATTGACCACGGTTATGGAGTTTTTACTCAATATTATCATTTAAGTAAAATTTTAGTAAAAGTTGGCGATGAAGTAAAATTAGGCGATATCGTAGGTTTAAGTGGAGATACGGGCAGGGTTAGCGGACCGCATTTTCATTTTGGAGTTGCTATAAATGGTTTAAGTGTTGAGCCGCTTAGCTTTATTGAAGAAATTAATAAGTATTTAAAATGA
- a CDS encoding YraN family protein, which yields MKKSFFKQIQGLNSLIFGKNSEDLALKWLEKNRFKIINRNYSCRFGELDIIAIKEDILHFIEVKASINYESEYRLDNKKMQKIIKTIQVFLQKNDDYANYAYCIDLISINNNKINFIENIYI from the coding sequence GTGAAAAAATCATTTTTTAAACAAATTCAAGGTTTAAATTCTTTAATTTTTGGTAAAAATAGCGAAGATTTAGCATTAAAATGGCTAGAAAAAAATCGCTTTAAAATTATAAACAGGAACTATTCTTGTAGGTTTGGCGAACTTGATATAATAGCAATAAAAGAAGATATTTTACACTTTATTGAAGTAAAAGCAAGTATAAATTATGAAAGCGAATATAGATTAGATAATAAAAAAATGCAAAAAATTATAAAAACAATACAAGTTTTTTTACAAAAAAATGATGATTATGCAAATTATGCTTATTGTATTGATTTAATAAGTATCAATAATAATAAGATTAATTTTATAGAAAATATTTATATATGA
- a CDS encoding SAM-dependent methyltransferase: MIFSKYFDEWSKKYYSSFQKVGKQGDFYTCVSVGELFAFTLAKHFVNLVKNNEIKLPCDVIEIGANEGYLLKDFYTYLKENNEEVLKDINFYIIEPYEKLRQIQKKNCQFAFKHIYLHELKSKNAFFLANELFDSFACELVQNNNFAFISEHKITFKEHSLNHEVANEFLKSYKEFQGELCPNIYDFLYFIKQKCEKLYFLSFDYFKKHNDFTIRIFKKHNLYSFFEVDLKEFYANSDITFSINYYEFIFYLEKLGFAYNAKKQSMALIDFKISDFTSPKHLMQMKNLFFSFSDNFYCFEFKN; this comes from the coding sequence ATGATTTTTTCTAAGTATTTTGATGAATGGAGTAAAAAATATTACTCTAGCTTTCAAAAAGTTGGCAAGCAAGGGGATTTTTACACCTGCGTTAGCGTTGGAGAATTATTTGCTTTTACACTTGCAAAGCACTTTGTAAATTTAGTAAAAAATAATGAGATAAAGCTACCTTGCGATGTGATTGAGATTGGGGCAAATGAAGGTTATTTGTTAAAAGATTTTTATACTTATTTAAAAGAAAATAATGAAGAGGTATTAAAAGATATTAATTTTTATATAATTGAACCATATGAAAAATTAAGACAAATTCAAAAGAAAAATTGTCAATTTGCTTTCAAACACATTTATTTGCACGAATTAAAAAGCAAAAACGCCTTTTTTCTAGCAAATGAATTATTTGATAGTTTTGCATGTGAATTGGTGCAAAATAATAATTTTGCCTTTATTAGCGAACATAAAATAACTTTTAAAGAACATAGCTTAAATCACGAAGTTGCTAATGAATTTTTAAAAAGTTATAAAGAATTTCAAGGCGAACTTTGCCCTAATATTTATGATTTTTTGTATTTTATAAAGCAAAAATGTGAAAAATTATATTTTTTATCCTTTGATTATTTTAAAAAACATAATGATTTTACAATTAGAATTTTCAAAAAACATAATTTATATTCTTTTTTTGAAGTAGATTTAAAAGAATTTTATGCAAATAGTGATATTACATTTAGTATTAATTATTATGAATTTATTTTTTATTTAGAAAAGCTAGGTTTTGCTTACAATGCAAAAAAACAAAGTATGGCTTTAATTGACTTTAAAATTAGTGATTTTACAAGCCCTAAACACCTTATGCAAATGAAAAATTTATTTTTTTCTTTTAGCGATAATTTTTATTGCTTTGAGTTTAAAAATTAA